A section of the Leucoraja erinacea ecotype New England chromosome 31, Leri_hhj_1, whole genome shotgun sequence genome encodes:
- the wdr38 gene encoding WD repeat-containing protein 38, with translation MWRKIATDLNYVSEKHFISHRAQVNHCAFSHDGYFLITGADDCNICTWDIWSGKRLTKAKGHKGPVKVCVFSSDAKLFASGSTDYTVRVWNTNKATCLHVLKGHSRSVETVGFSHNSRLLASAGWDRVIILWDPKLGQLMRKFLGHENVIGTCAFSYHDEYLATGSWDFNVIIWGLHSSWRTILHGHKGNVSCVAFSSIGMLASGSWDKTVRVWDSRNGTLIFVLDKHSGHIQALSFSIDAILLVTAAEDGTVRLWDCEDGECKRTLEGVLENVSNCQFSSFETLLVAGTTEETQ, from the exons ATGTGGAGGAAAATAGCTACAGACTTAAATTATGTTTCTGAGAAACATTTCATCTCTCACAGAGCTCAG GTGAATCATTGTGCCTTCTCTCATGATGGATACTTCCTAATAACAGGAGCTGACGACTGTAACATCTGCACCTGGGATATTTGGTCTGGAAAACGTCTAACTAAAGCAAAAGGCCACAAAG GCCCAGTGAAGGTTTGTGTGTTCTCCAGTGACGCCAAGCTCTTTGCCAGCGGGTCGACAGATTACACTGTGAGGGTGTGGAACACTAACAAGGCCACTTGCCTGCACGTGCTCAAAG GGCACAGCAGGTCTGTGGAGACTGTGGGCTTCAGCCACAATTCGAGGTTGCTGGCATCTGCAGGCTGGGATCGCGTCATTATCCTGTGGGATCCAAAG CTGGGTCAACTCATGAGGAAATTCTTAGGTCACGAGAACGTCATTGGAACCTGTGCCTTTTCATACCATGATGAATATTTG GCCACTGGATCCTGGGATTTTAATGTGATCATCTGGGGCCTACACAGCTCGTGGCGAACTATTCTGCATGGTCACAAGGGCAACGTGAGCTGTGTGGCCTTTTCTAGCATCGGGATGCTG gcttcaggttcctgggataAGACTGTCCGCGTGTGGGATTCAAGGAATGGGACCCTGATCTTTGTCCTGGACAAGCACAGTGGCCACATCCAGGCCCTCTCATTCTCAATCGATGCAATTCTACTTGTGACGGCAGCAGAAGATGGAACA GTTCGTTTGTGGGATTGCGAAGATGGAGAATGTAAGAGGACCCTTGAG GGGGTGTTGGAAAATGTCAGCAACTGCCAATTTTCTTCTTTTGAGACACTTCTGGTTGCAGGAACCACTGAAGAGACTCAATAA